From the genome of Nicotiana tabacum cultivar K326 chromosome 2, ASM71507v2, whole genome shotgun sequence:
AATCGGTAAAACCAGAAACACCAGTACTCAGAATATCGTATGAAAGCACAGAAAGCTAACAAAATACAACAATGATGAATACAAAAGACACAATccgttgcagcgcgcaacctgatctcaccgtacaaacacaatcctcccttatttcaccatatcaatatcaagaataacacGTAAAATCCATTACGGCGCGCAgcctgatcccaccatataatcagaatcaatatcataatcctcccttatttcaccatatcaaatcacatataaaatccgctgcggcgtgcaacccgatcccaccatatcaatatcaatcctcccttattttacccattgtggcgtgcaacctgatccataaacaaaatcaataaatgtaatcaactcaataactcaaatcacaaaaatctctacgattaaagaatatgaaagcaACGCCATAAAGGAACCTCGTACCAAATCAAGAGATGCTATAATTAATACAAAGTAACAAGACAAGCCAAAGATATGACAATTAAAGTGTACAAATAAGACAAgtaaggcaagtagcaattaatcatggaaCCATGGAAGAAACAAGCATTTCAATACAAGAGTACTAGATGACAAGTAACATGTTAAGGCATAGAAAGGAACTAAGACATGTAACAGTTAAGGCATGGAATgagataattaatgaaatatgggAAAGCATGAAAACAATTattttgacggcgtatatacactcgtcatctCGCATATACATCGCTACACATGTAACTTacatagcacatagctcaagggttACTGATTCCCTCAAATTAAGGTTAGACCCAACATTTATCTCGCTCCGCAAttaaatcaaagctcaaccggggCCTTTCCTTTAAAATCTGCCTCCGAGCCAACCAAATCTacccaaaatcgacttaatatcaataaaacatgctagggaaatcaattacaatacataaatttaagatctttacacttttccaaaaagtcaaccccaggcagGCTTGGTCAaactcgagattcggaccaaaatctaatTACCCATTCACACGAGCCAGGTtatataattagtttcgaaatccgacctcaatttgaggtctaaatctcaaatttacaaaaatccctaattctacccaaatccctaatttctaccatgaaaatcctagatttgatgttgaaatcttatgaaatgtaataggtaattgaaaagaaatagattaaCGTCACTTACCAATACATTTAGGAAGAAAGTCTCTTagaaaaattgcctctagggtgtttagggttgagaaaatgtgagaaatgagctaagtcccgttttttccttttttacccaCTTgcggatgtcgcaattgcgaagaagaggtcgcaaatgcgaacccttctCAGAAagccagtcgtcgcaaatgcgacacttttggtcgcaaatgcgaacttaggTCCCTCGCATATGCGACCAACACTTCGTAAAAGCGAAGCAGTATCCAGTAGCcagtggtcgcaattgcgaccataaccttcgcaattgcgaagatgtaGAGTCCACAAATGCGAAGAACTTCTCGCAAATTCGAAGTGTACCCAACCcagcccatgctcgcaaatgcaaaTCATTGTTCACAAAAGCGAGGCTTGCATTTGTGAGCCAGACCTCTCAATTACGAGATATGCAGATCACAGAAACAAAAGATGCACCAGCTatttccaaagtccaaatatcgatccgtagcctatccggaactcacccgatcccctatggctccaaaccaaacatgcacacaagtgtgataatatcatacgaactcgctcgcatgatcaaattactaaaataacacctagaactatgaatcggacaccaaaatgaatgaaattttcaaagaaacttaagaactttccaTTTTACAACTAAACGTCCGAATCATgccaaatcaactccgttttgcaccaaactttgtagacaagtcataaaaactgaaatgaacctataccaagttccggaaCCGAAATCCGAAtccggtagcaacaaagtcaatttacggtcaaatttatgaattctttaaacctttaaattattAGTTTTCAATAAATTATGTTagatcaagttagggactttcgaattcgattccggacatatgtTGTCACGCTCCAAACTCAGGGAGCACGACCGACgatcaaccgagtgaacccggatgagcaagcctattagatttccttctacccaaattcatgcATAAATaaggataatacatattttcgttaattagacaGTAGGGAAATCATGTACACAATACTAAACCATTTCATTAGTTACCTTATTTAATAATTCtcaaaaaaaatacacacacacctTCATGGTTCAAAGTGGAACTAGTGATTGATCATAACACAACTtatttaacattcccaacacccatatgcaacccacacttagtctacggagcctctaaaaataccaaagagtacaatgatattgtcggcaacaaggctccggctatacctcaaaacatgataACTCATACGAAACAAGAGATGCACAACCCCAGAATGAgatagggctcaccaagtcagctgggaagaatgagcactgctatcactggtcaatatcCTCCGTTgtggaatcacctgcatccattaaagatgcagtgcccctggcaaaagggacgttagtacatatcgaataatactagtatgaaaaccaatcACTAATTTAAGAACtcgaaaatacaatatgaacatgATGAACCAGGGTGACAATAGAATAGCATAGGTAGCCGGTTAGCCCAAATCAAGCTTATCAAGAGctgtcattaacatttatagaattcaagatgagatcctatgtaaccattttcacacaaagcgATCGTGCCGCCTTactccaatgtatgcgggtggaggtgtaaacacaatactCATTTTTACACAAGAGGTcgcgccgcctcaccccaatatatgcgggtggaaatgcatcaacgatactaATACCTATACAAAgtggccatgccgcctcaccccaatatatatatgtgggtagtggtgcaataataataccaaaatcatacacaaagcggccttgccgcctcaccccaatatatacaggtggaggtgtaaccccAATCACATTCTCTacataatttggcataatagttttccacataaatcacgacttgaaatcataacacgtagatacacaatccatagtgtggaacaaatcttcaatttataatacaatatcatgagagcatttgaaacgcaaattaaatatatatctttgtcacaaaacttattcagaatactcaacttgtaataaatatcttggaacttacaaggatattggggttccaattcttaaagaagagtttagccaacatacctcaattgagcttccttaaactctaaaatgatccggaatttttagtaacttcaatctattttagaaatataacaaattgaaccaaaattaggaagatgatcacgGTTCTAGCtcgtttgagcattttatcaaacactaggtgtgcattaagatttcaaggtctttttatggaggattccatcatcccacaacccactcTTTACTATTTTTATctcacaatcttcctacacccttgataacacatgcatgcaaaataaacaactcctATACCCAAGAATTATCTTGTTAATTACCCATTCTTatgtaaattttaaaattaaggactagggtgtagaatcttacctctaggatgaagacctagtgagttttccttgttaatcttcaaagatttgagcaagaatttaTGGATAATTTATTGAAGATCACTCTCCCACTCTAggaatctctctctctctctctctctctctcaaaatgtcaggttttagctcaaaaatggacTATGAcatatgttttaacgaaataggatCGGGTTTAGAAACCCTAAAAATGAAGCCCCGGGACAGGATCtgctatgcgaccgcagaatggatatgcggttcgcatatcggccgcacaatttggtgccaaaaactggaaaaaaactgcctgggtctgcggtcactatgcggcccgcatacctattctgcggtcgcatgatgcgccgcagaacctccctccataAAAACTCCAAGGCTGATTGTGCGATAAAAGTGTGGCCCGCAAAATGgttgtgcggtcgcataactcgccgcgaaattgacataaaaatggcccaaacagttgcttcactctgcggccattctgtGGCCGCATAATAGGCTGCAGAAATGCCCAACCctgcaaaatatttttcttcaactccccagcacactgttcaatccaactcgccgcgaagaatttctactattattaacctctacgcctaccccAGCATCACGGAACCCTATTTCTTTTGGGaaaaatttcacggggccttacatacgTCCAactcccaaatcacaatacggaccctCGGGAccgttaaaatactgatccgggtccgtttacacaaaacgttgatcgtagtcaactcaaatgaattttaaagcacgatttcacattttcatataaatttttcCGGAAAGAGACagggattgcgcacgcaaatcgaagaagGCTAAACAGAGCTATTCGAGGTTTCGGAACACAGATATGAAGGGTAAAACTATAAAttacctatcgggtcatcacagggGGAGCAAGGAAACATGTGGACTTGGAGGAAGGGGATgcggagagtagcataaaaaaatatttttctaaaaaaatattttctactatctaactaaacactagaaaatatttttcgaaaaatatttttcactcaccaaccaaataaggaaaaataagtaataaaaccactcattttccataaaaatattttctagtcctttgtaccaaacacaccctaagtaaTGTTTGCGGTCTATTTAGCAAGAACCATTTAATTTATTTAGCCCCCCGCAAAACTTCAGTCCCTTTGCAGTTTGCACTATTGACAAAAACCATCAAGATAATATGATAATCAGTAAGTTTTAtgcaataaaaatccaaactttGAAGCTAAACGTCTAATTTATATTAAGAGTGATAATCCAAGATGATTGAAATACCTTAGAACAAGATATGATCAATTGAAATGCCAAATTCTTAAGTGTCTAACTAAATCTTTTAATTTAAGATACTAATAATGAATTATACATGGAGAGAGACGGCGGAAAATAGGGAAAGAGGAGAGGAGAGGGAAAAAAAAAGTTGTAACTGAATCCCCTATTCAAGACACTGATAAtagattgtatataaattgtaagcAAACCTTATTTCGGGCggataatatacaaaattagtgccagttttcaatgagaaaatgacattgtatagccgctgtaaaaataatagtcgaaaaaatgtataaaatttgtatatattttgtatatatatatacaaaaattatataaattttatatactttttttcgctaccagatgtaaataatttttgacacgggctaaaagtgataatacaacTTGGTTATCCCTTCCAGAAAAAAGCATAACAAAGCCTGCGTTGTTAGCAATCCACGGTTTTTGAGTAAAAATGGCGTGGGGTAGCCACTATTTAAggtgatatttattttttatccaacaattctaatgttgaacaaaaatagccactactctattaaaattaatatgaaaagatatttttatccttttttccatttcttttcttcCCAAACCCTCGCTTCTCTCTCGATTAAGGACAGAGAGGTTGAAAATGCACATGATAATGTCCGTCGGCATGGTTCAGGAAATAGGAGAAGTGTTGGTCTTCTTGATGCTTTTCTAATACCAGGAGTGATTCCATTTGCACTGTGTCTTTTCTTCTCAAAGTTGGTAGCATACACATTTTTGTACTGGTTGCCGTTTTACCTTAGTCAAACAGGTATACCAATAGAGAATTATACCAATAGAGAAACTTATATCATTGGAATTTGGAGGTACAAATTCAGATTGCGGAGTTAGATGTGTCAAGGACAGTTGGTCTTgaacttagagttggaagttcaaaaattaaggatacttggtccttaacttagagttacaaacACAGAAATTAAGaacaggcagtccttaacttagagttacaagcacagaaattaaggatagctagtcctgaacttcgagttccaagttcaaaagttaaggacatgtagtcctgaacttagagttacaagttcaaaagttaaggacaggtagtcctaaacttagagttacaagttcaaaaactaaggacaagtagtccttaacttagacttacaagctcataaattaaggacaactagtcctgaacttacagtaacaagctcataagttaaggacacttggtcctgaacttagagttggaagttcaaaaattaaggacacttggtccttaacttagagttacaagcacagaaattaaggacaagtagtccttaacttagagttacgagcacagaaattaaggacaggtagtcctgaacttcgagtttcaagtttaaaagttaaggacatgtagtcctgaacttagagttaaaaattcaaaagttaaggacaaataGTCCTAAGcttaacttagacttacaagctcataaattaaggacagctagtcctgaacttacagtaacaagctcataagttaaggacacttggtcctgaactttatgaacagaagggtattttcgtccggacGGGTAAAGTTTATTAAAGTAGTGGCTAAAgtctaaagacattttaaacaatggcttaaaagtaaatacatgtctTATTAGTGGCTAACTGTGCACTTTCCCGGTTTTTGACTACGGCCCAATAGAAAACTGTAGAAGGCCGGATGACGACATTTGGGGCCCATAAGGCCCACCTCGAAAGGATATTTCTTTCAGAACCACAAGGCATTATCGCCACCGACGTGGCATTAAACAGTGAAGGGTGTGCGCACTACGCACCCTATTAGCTACCAAAACCCCAAGACATATCTTCCCACTGGCCACGGCCTTTTAAATTTTACACTCTTCAAAGCTAAAAGAATAGTATCAAGTTTTCACACGTCTTTGATGAGCTCATACTTGTCATCTTTACGTTTTTCAATTATCTCCGTCAAACCCTAACAACTTCTATTCCGTCCCCTTATCTTTAATCTCAAATTACGAATCCGCAAGttttagtcatttgtgggtcctAATTTGCAAATTTTACTATTTGGGAGCATCTCCGCGGTTGAAAACGGTTCAATTTGAGCTCATGAGCTAAAGCTGAGTTCTAGAAGCGTCGCTGTTCCTGGTAACTTTCTGGAATCTTCTATTGATAGTTGGTAAAACCTGAGATATACTGTTACTTATGGAATCTAAATTACTACTTATGAATTTGATGAGTAATCTAGGTCAGGCGAACAACGTGATTGTTTAAGTTGTTCTAGATGCTTGTTACAGTTGTACTACCGTTTGATATACCGCTTTCTTATAGAGTGAAATTTTAAGGGCTAATTTGAATATCCAGAAGAAAATTTATTTTGGTGAAGTTTTGGAAATGATGTCTGTGGAGAGATCATTTGAAGCATGGGAAGAGGTGCAAAGACATGGGCAAGACTTAGCTGATAAGCTTGCGCAAGGAGTCACTGGTTTGATTCAGTCGCATATTAGTCCTCCATCGTTTTCGTGGCCTGATCCACAAAGTTCCAAGCTTTTTGATGTAGAGTTGATTAGTCAAAGTTTCATTCCGAGGGATTTTGGGATAGCTGTGGATAACACTGCAATTTCAGGGGTTTCCGCGatttttgatattgggaacaGATTAGGGCAGGCTACCAAGCTTTTTGATGTCGAGTTGCCAAGTCAGAATTTCATTCCAAGGGATTTTGGGATCGGTGTTGATAATTCAGCGATTACAGGGGTTTCATCAatttttgatattgggaacaGAATAGGACAAGCTGGAGCAGACTTCGGGGCTTGCTTGAATGGAATGGTTCAGCAGTTTGTCAGGAAGTTGCCAGTGCCTTTTCGGCAAGACGAGAAATTAGGGGTATCTATGATGGCGGGGACGGATAGCCATAGAGCTGATCTGGGTATTACATTGCAGGAGGATTTGGGGTCGTTGGCCGAAAGATTTAGGGGATATGGGAATGCTGAAAAGGATTCAGCTGATGATAGGCCAGGCGAAGAAGAGTTTTTTGGTGTTAATTTGAAGGCattcaaaaattttggcagatCACAGGTAAATTTTAGTGAAACACAAAAGGTTTATGTTTGTGTCAAGTCACGTATATGAATTTCTTGCTTTGCAATTATAAACATTTGGTTGATGCAAGAACCTAACAAAGACTTTTGCACTTAGAAGCTACTTTTGCTGCAGtatttaaaaatataagtttCCATACGTTTGTTCATTGGTAAAAGCTAGTAAATGTAACATAGGTTTTGCACTTTGAAGATGCTTAAGCTATAATGGTGTGGGAAAATGAAGATCTCAGGATTTTTGTACTTTGAATACAAGCATTAGGAAATGTAAGGTGTCTTACGCATAATTAGGCTTTCAATTTTCCGAAATGTTAGTGAGGTGGTCCTCTTTTAACATATAGGTTAAGTGCTAATAGTGAATATGATAAGGCACGAGACCTATAGAAGGGGTTTTATGTTTTCCTAGTTTCTCCGAGGAAAACCGCGGAAAATCCTATGAAAGGAGCTAAGAGCAAACCCTGAAAGTTCTGTAAAAAGAACATGAAACCAACGGCAAAATATTATGGAGAATAACAGGTGGATAGTTACATACTGATGTTTCCAATtccatttgaaaaaaaaaaggattaaGGAGCTCTAGTCCTAACCAAACAAGGAATCCTTGTAAATCAAGAAACAATTTAAAGGGACAAAAATAGTTTAAATAAAtgctaaaatgattttaaaacaATCATCGAGAGGTTATATATAACAGATAAAACGAAATTTAAAACCTTAGGTGATgtttggttgggagttaagtggAAAAAATAATCCCTAGAATCCAGATAAAAGTTCAACATTGTATATAGAATGTTTggtttcattttttctttctccaTAAAACTTAGCATTATTTATACAATGTTCTATTGTAAGTGTTCTTTTCTGCATAACTATACTTGCATAAGTCATGTGGAGATATATGTAAGAATGTGGAACTAGAGCTTATGAACTAGTGAACTATAATCTCTGCTAATTTGCGTTTGTGGCCTCTATTACTCTTTTACATGTTTATTGGTTTGCTTGCGGCTCACGGCTGGAAGTTTGTCGCATGTGGCCAATGACTCATGTGTTATCCACATATAGCCAAAAGTTTTATTGAACAAAATTTATAAATGTCTACAAGTCGTCGGACACAAAATGTGAGAACTAGATAATGAGGTATAAAATACAAAACATTCCATAGTTGGGCAAGCAAAAGTGTCATTTCTTGTGTAttgcttattttttaaaatgtatTGGTTGGAGATGTTTCCTTCATCATCAACTAAAGGTTGACGGCTTaggtttttatttaatatttttatattttcacatTATAGagaagagtgggttgctctagtggtgagcactctccacttccaaccaataggttgtgagtttgagtcaccccaagagcgaggtggggagttcttggaggaagggagccgagggtctatcggaaacagcctctctacccgagggtagggataaggtttgcgtacacactaccctccccagaccccactagtgggattatactgggttgttgttgttgtatattttcACATTATACTGCTTTTATATTccaagaagaaaaactcataCTTCAATCTTCTGAAACACTACCTTCCATATGAGTCTTGTAAGTCTAAAAAGATTTATTGTCACTTGCCGTTACTCGTATGGCTTGGTTTTTAGGAATATAATTTTGAGTGCTTTTCTTATAATAATAATCATTCATTTACACACTCCCCTCCCAAGAAAATGTTCAGTATTGTCGATCTGGTAGGATAAGCTCAAAGCGTAATTAAAGAATGGGCTCAGTAATGGAAGGCAcaatgaagaaaaaaataaaggttATATATGTAATGATGGAAAAAATAACTAtagtaaaaaaaaacaattatgtGAACAAGCTAATTGAAATACTATAATTAAGTGAAATAGTTGAGGTAAGAACTAAGAAGCACTTGAGTTTAAAAAccaatttaaaattttgattgaGATGAAAAAATGCAGTCTTAAGTTTCTTATTCAATTTTAGTTACTAGTTTATTAAATCACTAAATTCCTTTTCTTAAATAAGTAGCATTTCATGTATACCCTCCTTTTTAGCCATTCCTTCCCCTTTTATAAGATTGGGGCTTTGAGGCCAGTTGTGGAGGATACTTGCTCTAAACTTTTGTAGGTTCACATGTGATGGGAAAGATGTTGTGATTTATGTTCCTCTATTATGAGTTTTGAGATCTTACTACCTTGATCTCCAAGTGCAGGGTACGATCAATGTTTCATCAACATATGAAAGTAGGACCAGAAATGTAGAAAGTTCTGTGGTTGCCAGAGGAGATTTATGGAGAGTTGAGGCATCACAGGGCAGTTCCACATCAGGAAATGAAAATTCTTCCCTGTTCCTTGTCCAGCTTGGACCAGTGCTTTTTGTCCGTGATTCGACATTACTTCTGCCAGTTCACTTGTCTAAGCAACACCTTCTTTGGTATGGCTATGATAGGAAGGTATGCAAACTGCAACTTTTGAAGATTGTTTGCATTAGAAGTCTTTCAATACTTTTGGGAACCTGAGGGAAAGCGGGTGATCATACTGGTTGTTTTGTAGCTTGTTTTGCTATACAGACACAAATTAGTTATTCATGATAGTGTAGCTTGTGTTGCGTGTAATTGTTGAATCCGATGTCTCAATTGATTGGCTGGGAAGCAGTAGGGTAGCAATATGAATATAGCATCTCTAATAACCGCATGGTTGTAAATGAATTGATCATTTATTTGAAATTCAGATTCAACTGGAAGCATCCTGTGAAGTACTTTTATATTTGGTTACTGTTTTGCCACTACTGCTCCTTTCGCATTGAAGAGAAAACTTAAAATTAGTTAGTGTTGCAGCGTGAAAATGAAGGCGCATTTGGAGTTGGGATGGGTAATGTCTTTATAGTCTATTCCACTTAGAAATTTCACATACTGGTGATGCAGACATTAACAGTAAGATTTTAGATTGTCTGTAGTGTTGATGTTGTAGAGGTCAATTCTCAGGAtgattctagtctcttattaaaTATAATGATTTCTTCCTCCCCTGAACTAGActcattttaacttttttttgtgTGCACAGTAATTACGTTAATATACTTAATGTCTCTATTGATCAATGGACAGCGTGGGATGCATTCTCTTTGTCCAGCTGTGTGGTCAAAGCATCGAAGGTGGCTGCTTATGTCAATGATCTGTCTTAATCCTTTGGCCTGTGTAAGTGGAACTTTATATTCATGTAAACTACTGGTATTTCTGCTAATTTGGTTGAATTTGCTGCTGTTTTACCTTTCTTCTAAGTTTGTCTACCATGTTTCCACATAGCTTTTTCTTTATTagggaatattttttttttgaggaATCTGTATTAGagaattttacttttctttaactGTATGCTAGCTGCAGTCATAGCAGGTAATGTTCCTCTGGCGGCCATGCTTTATTAGGTCTTTAATTGTGTCAATGTCTTTAATTGTGTCAACTGAGATGTGGTCTTAAGATGAAATCAAACCAATACAAATCAGAAATCCACTATCTTTGCTCTCTCTTATCCTTCCTTTTCGGCTTTTCCTTCCATGAGGCACAGAGAGGTTTGGAAACTGGAAAGCTTGTGCAGTTCTTAACCAGGGGCTGAAGCTTTGGTGTAATCTTAGTCAGGGTGCTTTTTGTCCACTTTTCCTAATGTGTATCCCTTGGAATCTACCTTATTGTAGTACACATGGCGTTCACAGGATGATCATTGAGGCGCACTTATGTTCTCTGCGTTTTGTTCACAGGGTTGCGACCCATGACTCTATTGTGAATATGTTTGGGTTCTGAGAGCTATTACTCTTGTTTATTCTTGTTATATATGTTTAAGGGCTCTGTTAAAGGTTATAAGGTGCAGTTGACTGTTTTCTCTTTTTACTTATCGATTTGCTTATTGTGCACGAGTCTTGCTGCTTAGGCATCTCTCCTCCTGGCTCTCCTATCCTTTCCCCCATATTTTCGGCTGTTTGAAGAGCATAATAATATTGCATTGCATTTTCATTTGCCTAATAAAAGGCATACTCCACATTCTTCAGACCTGAGTGTACTTTCTTTTCTGATAAACTTCATTGGTAGGTGGGAAAGTCCTTGTATACAAGTTGTATATGCAAAGTAGAGAACCTGCACCAGTATATGGTTCTCTATAAAAAAGCACCTATAAAGCCAATAATGCCACT
Proteins encoded in this window:
- the LOC107795830 gene encoding uncharacterized protein LOC107795830, giving the protein MMSVERSFEAWEEVQRHGQDLADKLAQGVTGLIQSHISPPSFSWPDPQSSKLFDVELISQSFIPRDFGIAVDNTAISGVSAIFDIGNRLGQATKLFDVELPSQNFIPRDFGIGVDNSAITGVSSIFDIGNRIGQAGADFGACLNGMVQQFVRKLPVPFRQDEKLGVSMMAGTDSHRADLGITLQEDLGSLAERFRGYGNAEKDSADDRPGEEEFFGVNLKAFKNFGRSQGTINVSSTYESRTRNVESSVVARGDLWRVEASQGSSTSGNENSSLFLVQLGPVLFVRDSTLLLPVHLSKQHLLWYGYDRKRGMHSLCPAVWSKHRRWLLMSMICLNPLACSFMDLQFPNGQITYVAGEGVSTSAFLPLCGGLLQAQGQYPGELKFSFSCKNEYGTCIMPMMHLPDKSFSFGVTQALAWKRSGLMYRPTIQLSVCPTFGGSSPGLQAEITHSLKEELSVICGCTVARHSSAYASLALGRSKWNGNVGSSGLVFKVETPLGNTGRSSFSVQLNSGIEF